In Silene latifolia isolate original U9 population chromosome 3, ASM4854445v1, whole genome shotgun sequence, a single window of DNA contains:
- the LOC141649715 gene encoding uncharacterized protein LOC141649715, whose translation MVWNFQGSASKAKLAALKDIIRTYIPSVFALVETHMDGEHADKIQKIVRYDSHARVDAVGFRGGIWVYWKSDLVNITPVTKHPQYITMEIARNSETPWFFTVVYASPDPHNRKELWSELKKIARQNNHPWMVAGDFNETRNLSEIHGGDANMARRCDLFNNWIENCELVELEFSGAAHTWFRGNSIETRQSARLDRALCNSD comes from the coding sequence ATGGTATGGAATTTCCAAGGCTCTGCTAGCAAGGCTAAACTTGCAGCTTTAAAAGATATTATTCGAACTTATATACCCTCTGTTTTCGCCCTGGTTGAAACTCATATGGATGGAGAGCATGCAGATAAGATTCAGAAGATAGTCAGATATGATAGTCACGCTAGAGTTGACGCAGTAGGTTTTCGTGGGGGTATTTGGGTGTATTGGAAATCAGATTTGGTCAATATTACCCCGGTCACCAAGCATCCTCAATACATTACAATGGAAATCGCTCGCAATAGTGAAACACCTTGGTTTTTCACGGTTGTCTATGCTAGTCCGGACCCTCATAATAGGAAAGAGTTATGGTCAGAATTAAAAAAAATTGCGAGGCAGAATAATCATCCTTGGATGGTCGCAGGAGATTTTAATGAAACTAGGAATCTCTCGGAGATACATGGAGGAGATGCTAATATGGCTCGTCGTTGCGATTTATTCAACAACTGGATAGAGAATTGCGAATTAGTCGAATTGGAATTCTCGGGAGCTGCTCATACTTGGTTTCGTGGTAATAGCATTGAAACGAGACAAAGCGCCAGATTGGACCGTGCACTTTGTAATAGTGATTAG